The proteins below come from a single Lachnospiraceae bacterium JLR.KK002 genomic window:
- a CDS encoding HAMP domain-containing sensor histidine kinase translates to MFRKIQIRLSLLCCLFTELLVLAVVFCCLKISEKSMYGQEEAYFMLKAGNISHELHSEAPVTINWYMRNVNPEKNILYLEVDGVPSTLSQVVLTEPERGLAEEVQLCMQENEISPVTGKFTSDMEYFRYEKEKPGCLVLYGCVQDQSPRITWLYLYSLESFYQRVNRQRLRFLAVWLLSIPLVYGFSCGFTSHVLKPVVQNQEQQKDFIAFASHELRSPLAVFKTGLSMLKNRPDEDRQQRIFALMGNEMSRMERLIQDLLCLAKVERAELNFQFEPVNLAELVESVYEKYKEIAEKKEIILSCSRKEGQDYHCVCDFRRVEQVLVILLENALYYTPSGKNVSLNLYRQRGRCYIQVADTGKGIPDEEKEKIFDKFYQVSSSRSDKEHFGLGLSIAGEICSSHGGKISVSDTEGGGSTFTVRLPVKK, encoded by the coding sequence ATGTTCCGGAAAATTCAAATCAGGCTTTCTCTGCTATGCTGCCTGTTTACAGAACTTCTGGTACTGGCCGTTGTGTTCTGCTGTCTTAAAATTTCAGAGAAGAGCATGTACGGACAGGAAGAAGCTTATTTTATGTTGAAAGCCGGCAATATTTCCCATGAACTGCACAGTGAAGCCCCCGTTACCATCAACTGGTATATGCGAAATGTAAATCCTGAAAAAAATATTCTTTATCTGGAAGTGGACGGCGTGCCATCCACCCTTTCCCAGGTGGTTCTGACAGAGCCGGAGCGCGGGCTGGCGGAAGAAGTACAGCTTTGTATGCAGGAAAATGAAATTTCTCCGGTTACCGGTAAGTTTACCTCCGACATGGAGTATTTCAGATATGAGAAAGAGAAACCGGGCTGTCTTGTACTGTACGGATGTGTTCAGGATCAGAGCCCCCGGATTACCTGGCTGTATCTGTACAGTCTGGAATCTTTTTACCAGAGGGTAAACCGGCAGCGGCTGCGGTTTCTGGCTGTATGGCTGCTGTCCATACCGCTGGTCTACGGATTTTCCTGCGGGTTTACGTCTCATGTGCTGAAGCCTGTGGTGCAGAATCAGGAACAGCAGAAGGATTTTATCGCCTTTGCCTCCCATGAGCTGCGTTCCCCTCTGGCTGTGTTTAAAACAGGACTGTCCATGCTGAAAAACAGACCGGATGAAGACAGGCAGCAGCGGATTTTTGCTCTGATGGGAAATGAAATGTCCAGGATGGAGCGTCTGATACAGGATCTTCTGTGTCTTGCAAAAGTGGAGCGGGCGGAGCTGAACTTTCAGTTTGAACCGGTAAATCTGGCGGAGCTTGTGGAAAGCGTATATGAGAAATATAAAGAAATTGCAGAGAAGAAAGAAATTATTTTGTCCTGCAGCCGGAAAGAAGGGCAGGATTATCACTGTGTCTGCGACTTCCGGCGGGTGGAGCAGGTGCTGGTGATTTTACTGGAAAACGCCCTGTACTACACCCCTTCCGGGAAGAACGTATCACTGAATCTGTACCGGCAGAGGGGCAGATGTTATATTCAGGTGGCCGATACCGGGAAAGGTATTCCCGATGAGGAAAAGGAGAAAATATTTGATAAATTTTATCAGGTCAGCAGTTCCCGCAGCGATAAGGAGCATTTTGGCCTGGGGCTGTCCATTGCCGGAGAAATCTGCAGCAGCCACGGCGGGAAAATATCGGTCAGTGATACAGAAGGCGGGGGCAGCACCTTTACGGTGCGGCTGCCGGTGAAAAAATAA